The DNA region TCCTGCTCGTCCTCGATGATCAGGATGCGGGTCATGTGGGGCCTCTCGAAACTCGATGATGGGGTGTAGCGGCGCGGGCCGCCGGACTCAGGGGGGCGCGCTCCCCCGGCGGCGCGAGCGCCTTCCCGCTCAGGGAGCGATGGACGGATCGCAGGACTGCTCGGTCAGCACCAGCGGCGCGGCGACCAGCGGGGCGTTCGTCCCGGAGTTGACCACCTTGAGGTAGTTGCAGGAGCTGCCGAGGAAGCGCGAGGGGCTGCCCACCGCCATGGCCTCGATGACGAGCGCGTAGTCGCGCCCCACCGGCACGTCCACGTCGAGCGACTGGCTGCCGCCGCTCTGCATGGCCGCCAGGTCCACGGTGAAGCGCAGCGCCCGGCCCTCGTTGCCCCGGGCGTCCTCGAGGACGACCAGGTCCTCGCGCCGGACCTGCGAGTTGAGGCAGGTGGTCTGCAGCTCGGTGCAGCTGCGGCTCGAGCCGCGCGTGAGCACGGAGACCTGGAGCGCGTGCACCTCGTTGGCGACGGCGCTCGACATGACCACGTCCAGGCCGAAGCGGCCCGTGGGGCCGGAGGATTCGGGGCCGCAGGCGGCCAGCAGGGCGGCCAGGGGCAGCAGCTTGAGGGAGGAGGGGCTCATGGCTGGGAGGGGTCCACGCGGATGGTGATGGGGACGCGGCCCCGGTCCTCGGAGGAGGAGAGGGCCACCACGCCCGCGGTGCCGCCGATGGCCACCGCGCCCACGGCCACCCACAGCCAGGGGCTCTTGTACCAGGGGCGCCCGGAGGAGCCCTCCGCGTCCGCGACGGCCGCCTGTTGCAGCGGCAGCACCTGGAACATGAGGGGCTGGAACGAGTCACCGCGCCCGGCCAGCCGGCGCTGCGCCGCGTCCGCGACCTCGAAGTAGTACTCGACCTCGTAGGGCTCCGACTCGGCGGGCACGTCGTACGCGGGCACCACCGCGAGGAACCGCTCCTTGTCGTTGCGGTCCTTCACGAAGTCCACGGAGTTGTAGGCCTGGTCCCCGGCGCGTCGGTAGAACAGCCGCGCGCGGGCGCCCAGCGCCAGCTCCTGGATGGTGGCCACCACCTCCAGCGGCGCGCTGCCCCGGGCGTCGGGGATGGGGTCCACGTCCAGCGTGACGGGGCGCACCCGGCGGCTGCGGATGTCGTCCTTGATGCGGGCGTAGAGCGCGCGCAGCTTCGGCGGCGCGGTGCGCGGCAGCTCGTAGTCCGGCCGGGCCTGGAGCAGCTTCTCGTAGGCCTCGCGGGCCTGGTTCTCGTCGCCCAGGTACAGGGCGGTCAGGCCCAGCAGGCGGTAGAGCTCCACGAGCTGATCATCCGTGACGTCCGGCGCGTCGAGCCCGGCCTGGAGCGTGCGCCGGGCCTCCTCGAACTCGCCGTTGTCGATCTGCTCGCGGGCGCGGGTGATTTCGGGGCTCGCCGGCCCGAGCTGCGAGAGGGCGGGCGGCGGAAAGAGGGTGTGGGCCAGACCAGGGGGCGCCACAAGGCCCACCACCAGGAGGAGGGCCCCCAGCCGCGACGGCAAATCGTGCCTGTGCATCGAACCGACCCTATCAAAGCGTTGTCAGGAGGATCCACGAGCGCCGCGTCGTCGTCGGTGACGGCGCGGTGACATCTGCGTGGTGGCGTCGAACCCGGGCGTGTTGACGGTCGAGGGTCCTCCCTCTATGTTGCCCGCCCATTTTTGCCTGGAAGTCGCGTAAATGCTCGTAAAGGTTGAACAAATCCATGAGACGGGGCTGAAGCTGGACGAGCCCGTCGGTCTCGAGCTGCTGGGCGCCGCGCTGTCGGGGTCGGAGGGCGGCCAGGACACCGGTTTCCGGGCCGTGCGTCCGTCCCAGCTCAAGGCGTCGCTGCGCAAGGTGAGCGGCGGCGTATTGCTGGAGGGGCGCTTCACGGTGGACGTGACGAGTCCGTGCAAGCGCTGCCTCAAGGACGTGGAGCTGTCGGTGCCCGTGTCCTTCACCCTGAACCTGGTGCCCGAATCGCTGGTCCGCGGCGACGACTTCGACGACGCGGACGACGAGGGCTCCATGGAGAAGAAGGAGCGTCAGCAGGGCGAGTCCGGCGGCTCGTTCGAGCTGGGCGACGCGGACCAGGAGGTCTTCGACGGGAAGACCATCGACCTGGACCCCATCCTCCGGGAGCAGCTCCTGCTCGCGTTGCCGATGAACGCGGTCTGCAAGGACGACTGCAAGGGGCTGTGTCCCCAGTGCGGCATCAACCGCAACGAGGCGACGTGCCAGTGCGACACGAAGCCGGTGGACCCCCGGCTGGCGCCGCTGAAGAACATCAAGCTGAGCAATTGAGCCGGAAGAAGCGCCGGCCCCCAAAGGATGGGGGCCGGAAAAGGAAAGGGCCGCGACCTCCAGGAGAGGCGCGGCCCTTCGACCTTCATGACGCCCACCGGAGGCGGGCGTCAGCGAGGAGACTTCAGGCCTCGGCCTGGGGCAGCAGCTCGCGGCCCTTGTACTGCCCGCAGGAGGCGCAGGCGCGGTGCGGCATCACCGGCTCCTTGCAGTTCGGGCACTTGGTCACCTGCACGGCGGTGCGCAGGTTGTTGTTCGCCGCGCGGCGGCGGTCACGACGCATCTTGGAAGTACGCTTCTTGGGGACACCCACGGCTCACCTCTGTCTCACGCGCTGTGCCGGGGTCCCCGGCTCCCTGCGCAACATGTCGGTCCAACACCGATCCGGGGAGCGGTCGCGATCAACTCGCGTACTCCCTGTCCGGCTTGAAAGGCGGCGGACCCTAGCGGCTCGAAAGGCCCGAGTCAATGCGCGAGATCTCCCGATGTGGGCTCTCCCACCCATGGGCGCGCGCCGCCTCCACCCGGAGATACCCGAGCGGAGCCCGGGGGACAACGCCCGCCTTCCGCCCGCCATTCTCCGGAGGGCGCTTTCCGCCCGCGTCGCGATCATCCAGCCCCTCCCGGCGCGTGGCGCTTGGGGGCGTGCCTACCTGCGCGCACCCCGTGGGGGCGACCCCAGCCAGTCGTTGCCCCCCTGGGGGCTTCCTGGTGTGCTGCGCGCCGCCTGGCCTCCGGAGGGGCGGGCAGGGCCGGGGTATGACGCGCACACAGACGACGGGGCGACGGGGATGAGGCTGGTGTTGGACGCGATGGGGGGCGACCTCGCCCCGGACGCGCCGGTGGAGGGCGCCGTGCTCTTCGCCCGGGCCCACCCGGATCACGAGGTCATCCTCGTGGGGGACACGGTCCGGGTCGGCCCGCTGCTGGGCAGGGCCCGGCCCCCCGCCAACCTGCGGCTCCACCACGCCTCGGAGGTGGTGGAGATGGACGACCACGCCTCCACCGCCTTCCGGCGCAAGCGCGACTCGTCGCTGCGCGTGGGCTTCGAGCTGGTGCAGGACGGACAGGGCGACGCGCTGGTCTCCGCCGGCAACTCCGGCGCCGTCATGGCCGGAGCGCTGCTCACCCTGGGGCGCCTGCCGGGCGTGGAGCGGCCCGCCATCGCCACGCTCTTCCCCGCACTCAAGGGGGGAGGGCGGTGCCTGCTGCTGGACGCGGGGGCGAACGTGGACTGCAAGCCGTCGCACCTGGCCCAGTTCGCCGTGCTGGGCGAGGCCTACGTGCGCGTGCGCCTGGGCGTGGCCCGGCCCCGGGTGGCGGTGCTCTCCAATGGAGAGGAGCCGTCGAAGGGGACGCCCCTGACGCGGGAGGCGAGCGACCTGTTGCGCCAGTCCGACCTGGACTTCGCCGGCTACGTGGAGGGCAAGGACCTGTTCTCCGGCGACGTGCAGGTGGTGGTGACGGACGGCTTCACCGGGAATGTCGTCCTGAAGACATCCGAGGGCGTGGGCATGGGCGTCATCGGCCTGTTGCGTCAGGCCATCGAGAAGCGCGGTGGCCTGTCGGAGAAGCTGGGGGCGCTGCTGCTCCAGAAGGCCCTGGCGGGCCTGCGCCGCGTGGTGGACTACGCCGAGTACGGCGGGGCGCCGCTGCTCGGGATTCGAGGGGTGGGCATCGTGGCCCATGGCCGCTCCTCGCCCCGGGCCATTCACAACGCGCTGGGGGCCGCGCTCGCGGCCGCGCAGGGGGGGCTCCAGGAGGAGCTGACGCGTTGCATTGAAAGGGCCGGCGCCTGGCTTCCTACCCACCAGAGGGGAAAAAGGGCGACAGACGAGGTTGTTTCCGATTAGAGAGCGAAGCCCGGACGTTGGGTTCCGACGAATCTCTTCCGGAGAACCCTCGTGGCAAGGATGAGGCACCTCGCAGTCCGCTCCCGGAACGTGGCCCCTTCGGAAGGGGGTGGGTCGCGGCGCATGCGCGCGTGGAGGCGGCGCGGAGGGCCGGGGCGCCCGGTGCGGGCGGACCTGTCACGGGGTGGCGCGGTGACGCGCCGGTAGCACACAGGGACCGAGTCGTATCAGGAGGCAGAGATCGCACATGGCGAAGGTCGCATTCGTGTTTCCCGGGCAGGGCAGTCAGGCCGTGGGGATGGGCAAGGACCTCTTCGAGAAGTTCCCCGAGGCCCGCGCCGTCTTCGAGGCCGTCGATGACGCGCTCGGGGAGAAGCTCTCCAACCTTTGCTTCGAGGGTCCAGAAGACGCGCTGAAGCTGACGGCGAACACGCAGCCGGCCATCCTCACGGTGTCCGTGGCGGCGCACGCGGTCTTCTCCAAGCGGGGGCCGGCGGCGGCGTTCGTGGCGGGGCACTCGCTGGGCGAGTACTCGGCGCTGGTGGCGGCGGGGGCGCTGCAACTGGGCGACGCGGCCCGGGCGGTGCGGGCGCGCGGCACCTTCATGCAGGAGGCGGTGCCCGCGGGCGTGGGCGCCATGGCGGCGGTGCTGGGGCTGGAGCCGGCGAAGGTGAAGGCGGCGTGCGACGCCGCGGCCGAGGGCCAGGTCGTCTCGCCGGCGAACTACAACTCGCCCGAGCAGACGGTGATCGCCGGCGACGCGGCGGCGGTGGAGCGCGCCGGGGCGAAGTGCAAGGAGGCGGGCGCCAAGCGTGTCATGCCCCTGCCGGTGTCCGCGCCCTTCCACTGCGCGCTGATGGAGCCGGTGAAGCCCCGGCTGGCGGCGGTGCTGGGCGGGGTGAACGTGGTCGCGCCCGCCGTGCCGGTGGTGACCAACGTGGAGGCCCGGCCCAACGCGGACGCGGCGCGGGTGGTGCCGCTCCTGCTGGAGCAGGTGAGCGCGCCGGTGCGGTGGATCGAATGCGTGGAGGCGCTGAAGGCCGAGGGCGTCACGCGCGTGGTGGAGCTGGGGCCGGGCAAGGTGCTGTGCGGCCTGGTCAAGCGCATCACCAAGGACATCGAAACCTTCAACGTCGAGGACGCCGCGAGCCTGGAGAAGGTGCTCGCGGCGCTGGGGTGAGCGCATGAGCTTCAAGGACAAGGTCGTGCTCGTGACGGGCGGCTCGCGGGGCATCGGCCGGGCCATCGCGGTGGCCTTCGCCAAGGCGGGCGCCTCCACCATCGTCATCAGCTATGCGGGCAACGAGGCGGCGGCCCAGGAGACGGTGGGCCTGCTCCAGGCGGCGGGCGCCAAGGCGGAGGCGCTGAAGTTCGACGTGTCGGACGCCACCGCCTGCGCCGCCGCCATCGAGGGGGTCGTCAAGGCGCACGGGCGGCTGGACGTGCTCGTCAACAACGCGGGCCTGGCGGTGGACGGCCTGGTCATGCGCGTGAAGGACGACGACTGGGACAAGCAGCTGGACACCAACCTGAAGGGGGCCTTCGCCCTCATCCGCGCCGCCAGCCGTCCGATGATGAAGCAGCGCGCGGGCGCCATCGTCAACGTCACCTCCGTCGTGGGGGAGATGGGCAACGTGGGACAGGCGGCCTACTCGGCCTCCAAAGCGGGCCTCATCGGGTTGACCAAGTCGGTGGCCCGGGAGCTGTCCAGCCGCAACATCCGGGTCAACGCCGTGTCGCCGGGCTTCATCGGGACGGACATGACGTCCCACCTGAGCGACGAGCTGCGCCAGAAGATGATGGAGGGCATCCCCCTGGGGCGCCTGGGCAACCCGGAGGAGGTGGCCCAGGCCGTCCTCTTCCTTTCGGGTGACGCTTCCTCCTACATCACCGGCGAGGTCCTTCGGGTCAACGGCGGCATGTACATGTAACCCAAGGTTGGATTGGCGCCGGGCGTGGGATATACCGCGCCGGCTTTCGACAGGGCTCGGGAAGCCTTCCGGGCCTTCATCTGGTTCCTGGAGGGTTCAGCACTTATGTCGACGTCCGCAATTGAGACCAAGGTCAAGGGCATCATCGCCGATCAGCTCGGGGTGGGAGAGGATGAGATTCGCCCCGAGTCGTCCTTCATCGAGGACCTTGGCGCCGACAGCCTCGACATCGTGGAGCTCGTGATGGCGATGGAAGAGGAGTTCGAGGTCGAGATCCCCGACGAGGAGGCCGAGAACATCAAGACCGTCGGCGACGCCATCAACTACATCACCACCCACAAGAAGTAGTCAGCAACACGGCGTGCCGGGGGGCGGGGCTTCGCCGCGTCGAACGCGGCGTGCCCGGCGTCCCAGGCGCCACCGGAGAGGACCGTGTCACACCGTCGAGTCGTCATCACCGGTACCGGGCTCATCTCGGCACTGGGCACAGGCACCGAGAAGAACTGGCAGACGTTGCTTGCCGGTAAGTCGGGTATCTCACCCATCACCCGCTTCGACACCGGGAAGCTCGACACGCGAATCGCCGGCGAGGTGAAGGATTTCGAGGCGGAGAAGTTCATCGACCGGCGCGAGGTGCGCCGGATGGACCTCTATGCCCAATACGCCCTGGCCGCCGCGGAGATGGCGGTGAAGGAGTCGGGGCTGCCCATCGGACCGGACGTGCCCCATGGATACACGCCGGAGAAGGTGGGCGTCATCGTGGGGTCGGGCATCGGCGGTATCGCCTCCCTCGAGGAGCAGCACCGCAAGGGCCTGGAGAAGGGGTTCGACCGGCTGTCGCCCTTCTTCATCATCCAGATGATCATCAACATGGCCCCCGGCCTCATCTCGATGAAGTACAACTGCAAGGGGCCCAACTGGGCGCCCGTCTCCGCCTGCGCGACCAGCGCCCACGCCATCGGCGAGGCCTGGAAGTCCATCAAGCTGGGAGAGACGGACGCGGCCATCGCCGGTGGGGCGGAGGCGGCCATCACCCCGCTGGGCGTGGGTGGCTTCTCCGTCATGAAGGCGCTGTCCACGCGCAACGACGACCCGACGGCGGCCAGCCGGCCCTTCGACAAGGACCGTGACGGCTTCGTCATGGGCGAGGGCGCGGGCATCCTGGTCCTCGAGGAGCTGGAGGCGGCCAAGAAGCGCGGCGCCCGCATCCTCGCGGAGCTGGTGGGCTACGGGGCCAATTCGGACGCGTACCACGTGACGCAGCCGGCGCCGGAGGGCGAGGGCGCGGCGCGGTGCATGCGCCTGGCGCTGGAGTCCGCGGGCATGCGGCCGGACCAGGTGGGCTACATCAACGCGCACGGCACCTCCACGCCGTTCAACGACGCGAACGAGACCAAGGCCATCAAGGCGGTGTTCGGCGACCACGCGCGCAAGCTGGCCGTGTCGTCGACCAAGTCCATGACGGGCCACATGCTCGGCGCGGCGGGGGGCTACGAGGGCGTCGTCAGCGCGCTGGTGCTCTCGCGCAACGCGCTGCCGCCCACCATCAACCAGACCTCGCCCGACCCGGACTGCGACCTGGACTACGTGCCCAACCAGGCGCGCGAGGCCCGGGTGGACGCGGTGATGAGCAACTCCTTCGGATTCGGCGGCACCAACGCGGTGTTGCTGTTCAAGCGGTTCTAGTCGACCGGGAGAGACCCGCGTGAAAGTCATCCTCGCTTCCGACCACGCGGGCCTGGAGCTCCGCCAGGAGCTCGTGTCCGCGCTGAAGGAGCGTGGCGTGTCCCACGAGGACGTGGGGCCCGTCACGCGGGACTCGGTGGACTATCCGGACTTCGCCGCTCGCGTGTCGCGGGCGGTGGCCTCCGGCGAGGCGACGCTGGGCGTGCTGGTGTGCGGGACGGGCATCGGCATGAGCATCGTCGCCAACAAGCACCGGGGCGTGCGTGCGGCCCTGTGCACCACGGAGTTCGAGGCCCGCATGGCGCGGGCCCACAATGACGCCAACGTGCTGTGCCTGGGCCAGCGCGTGGTGGGGGCCGGCGTGGGCCGGGCCATCCTGGAGGCGTTCCTCGCCACGCCCTTCGAGGGCGGGCGCCACGAGCGCCGCGTGCAGATGATTCGCGAGGCCGAGTCCCAGGGCTAGCGGCCGTCGCACCCTTTTTCGTTGGAGGAGATCAGCCATGGAGAACACCCGCACCCTCGCCGAGGTGGACCCGGAGATCGCCAGCACCATCCGGCACGAGACGCAGCGGCAGGAAGAGGGCCTGGAGCTGATCGCCTCCGAGAACTTCGTCAGCCCCGCGGTGCTGGAGGCGGTGGGCTCCGTGCTCACCAACAAGTACGCGGAGGGCTACCCCGGCAAGCGCTACTACGGCGGCTGCGAGGTGGTGGACGTGGTGGAGAACCTGGCGCTCGCCCGCGCGAAGGAGCTGTTCGGCGCGGACTTCGTCAACGTCCAGGCCCACTCCGGCAGCCAGGCGAACATGGGCGCGTACATGGCGCTCATGAAGCCGGGTGACACCATGCTGTCGCTGGACCTCAACTCCGGCGGCCACCTCACCCACGGCGCGGCCTTCAACTTCTCCGGCAAGCTCTACAAGGTCGTCCACTACGGCCTGTCGCGCGACACGGAGACCATCGACTTCGCGCAGGTGCAGGCGCTGGCCCAGGAGCACAAGCCCAAGGTCATCGTCGTGGGCGCCAGCGCCTACCCGCGCACGCTCGACTTCGCGAAGTTCCGGGAGATCGCCGACGCGGTGGGCGCGGCGGTGATGGTGGACATGGCGCACATCGCGGGCCTGGTGGCCGCGGGCGTGCACCCCTCGCCGGTGCCCTTCGCGGACATCGTCACCACCACGACGCACAAGACGCTGCGCGGCCCGCGCGGCGGCATGGTGATGGGGCGCGACGCGTACGCCAAGTCCATCAACAGCCAGATCTTCCCCGGCATCCAGGGCGGCCCGCTGATGCACGTCATCGCCGGCAAGGCGGTGGCCTTCCGCGAGGCGCTGACGCCGGAGTTCAAGGCGTACCAGCGGCAGATCGTCGCCAACGCGCAGGCGCTGGCGGAGGCGCTGAAGAAGGCGGGCCTGCGGCTGACGTCGGGCGGCACCGACAACCACCTGATGCTGGTGGACCTGCGCCCCAAGCAGCTCACGGGCAAGGTGGCCGAGGGCGTGCTCGACAAGGCCGGCATCACCGTGAACAAGAACATGATTCCGTTCGACCCGGAGAAGCCCATGGTGACCTCCGGCGTGCGCGTGGGCACGCCCGCGCTCACCACGCGCGGCATGCGCGAGGCGGACATGGCGGTGGTGGGCAGGCTCATCGGCGAGGCGCTGGACCATGCGCAGGACGACGCGGCGCTCGCGCGCATCAAGGGGCAGGTGAAGGAGCTGGCCCAGGGCTTCCCGCTGTACGCCTCGCGGCTGAAGTAGCCGCGCGCGTCGCACGCACGTCCCCTCCTCCATGCGTTGCCCCTTCTGCCAGGACGCCGAGAACAAGGTCATCGACTCGCGCGAGTCGCACGAGGGGTCCGTCATCCGCCGGCGCCGTGAGTGCCTCGCGTGCAAGCGCCGCTTCACGACGTACGAGCGGGTGGAGGAGCTCTACCCGCTCATCGTGAAGAAGGACGGGCGGCGCGAGGCGTTCGACCGGGAGAAGATCGTCAGCGGCCTGAAGAAGGCCTGCGAGAAGCGGCCGGTGTCCGCCGACCAGCTCGAGGAGACGGTGGTCGCCATCGAGCGGCTCCTGCAGGGCACCGGCGAGAAGGAGATGGCCTCGTCGGTCATCGGCGAGGAGGTCATGCGCCGGCTGCAGCAGCTGGACGAGGTGGCCTACGTGCGCTTCGCGTCCGTGTACCGCAGCTTCCGGGACATCTCCGAGTTCATGCACGAGCTGAAGGACCTGCTTGAGGACCAGGAGCGGGAGCGCAAGGCGAAGCCCCCGCTGTCACCGGGCCGGGGCGGCTGAAGGGAAGAACGATGCGGCTGCTGACGCGGGCGAGGTTGGAGGCCACCCGGGCTCCCCGGGCGAAGCGGGCGGCGGACTTCGACCGCGCGGTGGCCGAGTTCTTCATGCGCATCGCGCTGGAGGAGGCGGCCAAGGGCCTGGGCCGCACCAGCCCCAACCCGGTGGTGGGCGCGGTGCTGGTGAAGGGCGGCCGCATCATCGCGCGCGGCTACCACAAGAAGGCCGGTACGGCGCACGCGGAGGTGGTGGCCCTGGAGGCCGCCGGCGCGCGCGCCCGGGGCGCGGACCTCTACTCGACGCTGGAGCCGTGCGACCACTACGGCCGCACCCCCCCGTGCAGCATGGCCATCATCGAGGCCGGCGTGCGGCGGGTCATCTGCGGTTCGGCGGACCCCAACCCCAAGGTGAGCGGCAAGGGCGTGGCCCGGATGCGGCGCGCCGGGCTGAAGGTGGTGACGGGCGTCCTCCAGGAGGAGGCGGACCAGCTCAACCGGCCCTTCTTCAAGGCCATCCGCACGGGCCTGCCCTGGGTGACCCTGAAGGCCGCGGCGACGCTGGACGGCAAGCTGGCCACGGCGACGGGGGACTCGCGCTGGGTGACGGGCGAGAAGGCCCGCGCCTGGGTCCACCGCCTGCGCGACTCCGTGGACGCCATCCTCGTGGGCGCCAACACCGTGCGCCACGACGACCCCAAGCTCACCACGCGGCTTCCGGGCGGCGGCGGCAAGGACCCGCTGCGCGTGGTGGTGGACAGCCACCTGCGGCTGTCGCCGGGCTACACCGTCTTCACCCAGAAGAGCCCCGCGCGCACCATCGTCGCCACCCTCGAGGACCCGGAGGGCCGCAAGGCCCGGCGCTTCCTCGCCCAGGGCGTGGAGGTGTGGCAGGTGCGCGAGAAGAAGGGCCGGGTGGACCTCAAGGCCGTGCTGCGCCGGCTGAACATGGAGGGCCTGAACCACGTGCTCGTCGAGGGCGGGGCGCAGATGTACGGCTCCTTCCTGCGCGAGCGCCTGGCGGACGAGCTGGTCCTGTTCCTGGCCCCCAAGCTGCTGGGCCGCGAGGGCCTGTCCTGGGCGGGCGACCTGGGCGTGAAGGAGATGGCCCAGGCCCTGTCCGTCAAGGACCTGACCTTCGAGCAGGTGGGACAGGACGTCCTGCTCCGCTCCCTGCTGTAGGTCTAATGGCGCCGGCGCTCGCCGGCGGGGCGGCGGGCGGGTGGGTGCGTTATAGCTCCCACCCATGTTCACCGGACTCATTCAGGACATTGGCCACGTGGAGCGCGTCATCCCCGGGGGGATGACGGACCTGTGGATTCGCACGTCCCTGGGCGCCTCGTCCTTCGCGCTGGGCGAGTCCATCGCCGTGGATGGCGCCTGCCTCACGGTGGTGGAGCGCGCGGGGGAGGCGTTCCGGGTCCAGGCCGCGCCGGAGACGCTGCGGCGCACGACGCTGGACGCGGTGCGGCCGGGCGACCGGGTCAACCTGGAGCGGGCGCTGGCGCTGGGGGACCGGCTGGGCGGGCACCTGGTCTCCGGGCACGTGGACCAGGTCAGCCAGGTGCTGGAGACCTACCCGGAGGGCGGCTCGTGGGTGATGGTGTTCGGCCTGCCGGCGGAGCTGGCGCCCTACTTCATCGAGAAGGGCTCGGTGGCCATCGACGGCATCAGCCTCACCGTCAACTCCGTGGGGGCGGACCGCTTCGGCGTGCAGCTCATCCCGGAGACCCAGGAGCGCACCACGCTGCGGGCCAAGCAGGTGGGGGCCCGGGTGAACCTGGAGGCGGACCCCATTGGCAAGTACGTGGCCCGGCTGTTCCTGCTCCAGCGGGGGCAGGGGGGCGTCCCGGGAGGGAGCGGGCTGACGGAGGCGGCTGTCCGGGCGGCGGGCTTCGGAACGCCGTAGCAGGCGACGCCGGGGCACAGGTGGTGTAGGAAGCCCCGCATGCCTCGCTACATCGAAGGTGACTTTTTGCCCCCCAAGGGCCGCTTCGCCATCTGCGTGGCCCGCTTCAACGGCTTCATCACCGAGGAGCTGGCCAAGGGTGCCGTGGACACGCTGCTGCGCCACGGCGTCGCGGACGCCGACGTGGACGTGTACCGCTGCCCCGGCACCTATGAGCTGCCCGGCCTCGTGCGCCGCGTCGCCGAATCGCGCCAGTACGCGGGCGTCGTCGCCCTGGGCGCCGTCATCCGCGGCGGCACGCCCCACTTCGACTACGTGGCGGGGGAGTGCGCCAAGGGCATCGGCTCGGTGGCCTTCGACGCGGCGGCCGCCAGCCCCGCGACGTCCGTCACCTTCGGCGTGCTCACCACGGACACCGTGGAGCAGGCCATCGACCGGGCGGGCGTGAAGGCGGGCAACAAGGGCGCGGAGGCCACGCTGGCCTGTATCGAAATGGTCAACCTGTTCTCGCGCATGGCCACCCTCGACGGGAAGAAGGGCTGACCATGGGCGCGCGCAGAACGGGACGTGAGCGTGCGTTGCAGGCGCTCTACCAGCTGGAGATGACCCCGAGCTCGTCCGCCCTGGACGCCCTGGAGTCGGCCTGGACGGCCTCCGAGGAGAAGGAGAGCGCCAAGCGCGACCCGGACGCGGTGCGCTTCGCCCGCGAGCTGGTGGAGGGCGTGCAGTCCCACCGCGCGGAGATCGACCGGCTCATCGAGGCGCACAGCCACAACTGGCGCCTGGACCGCATGTCGCGCATCGACCGCAACGTGCTGCGCGTGGGCATCTTCGAGCTGAAGTACCGGCCGGACATCCCTCGCAAGGTCACCATCAACGAGGCGGTGGAGCTGGGGAAGAACTTCGGGACCGAGGAGTCCAGCGCCTTCGTCAACGGCCTGC from Myxococcus stipitatus includes:
- the rpiB gene encoding ribose 5-phosphate isomerase B translates to MKVILASDHAGLELRQELVSALKERGVSHEDVGPVTRDSVDYPDFAARVSRAVASGEATLGVLVCGTGIGMSIVANKHRGVRAALCTTEFEARMARAHNDANVLCLGQRVVGAGVGRAILEAFLATPFEGGRHERRVQMIREAESQG
- a CDS encoding tetratricopeptide repeat protein, with the translated sequence MHRHDLPSRLGALLLVVGLVAPPGLAHTLFPPPALSQLGPASPEITRAREQIDNGEFEEARRTLQAGLDAPDVTDDQLVELYRLLGLTALYLGDENQAREAYEKLLQARPDYELPRTAPPKLRALYARIKDDIRSRRVRPVTLDVDPIPDARGSAPLEVVATIQELALGARARLFYRRAGDQAYNSVDFVKDRNDKERFLAVVPAYDVPAESEPYEVEYYFEVADAAQRRLAGRGDSFQPLMFQVLPLQQAAVADAEGSSGRPWYKSPWLWVAVGAVAIGGTAGVVALSSSEDRGRVPITIRVDPSQP
- the fabG gene encoding 3-oxoacyl-[acyl-carrier-protein] reductase; this encodes MSFKDKVVLVTGGSRGIGRAIAVAFAKAGASTIVISYAGNEAAAQETVGLLQAAGAKAEALKFDVSDATACAAAIEGVVKAHGRLDVLVNNAGLAVDGLVMRVKDDDWDKQLDTNLKGAFALIRAASRPMMKQRAGAIVNVTSVVGEMGNVGQAAYSASKAGLIGLTKSVARELSSRNIRVNAVSPGFIGTDMTSHLSDELRQKMMEGIPLGRLGNPEEVAQAVLFLSGDASSYITGEVLRVNGGMYM
- a CDS encoding YceD family protein: MLVKVEQIHETGLKLDEPVGLELLGAALSGSEGGQDTGFRAVRPSQLKASLRKVSGGVLLEGRFTVDVTSPCKRCLKDVELSVPVSFTLNLVPESLVRGDDFDDADDEGSMEKKERQQGESGGSFELGDADQEVFDGKTIDLDPILREQLLLALPMNAVCKDDCKGLCPQCGINRNEATCQCDTKPVDPRLAPLKNIKLSN
- the rpmF gene encoding 50S ribosomal protein L32 — encoded protein: MGVPKKRTSKMRRDRRRAANNNLRTAVQVTKCPNCKEPVMPHRACASCGQYKGRELLPQAEA
- the fabD gene encoding ACP S-malonyltransferase; protein product: MAKVAFVFPGQGSQAVGMGKDLFEKFPEARAVFEAVDDALGEKLSNLCFEGPEDALKLTANTQPAILTVSVAAHAVFSKRGPAAAFVAGHSLGEYSALVAAGALQLGDAARAVRARGTFMQEAVPAGVGAMAAVLGLEPAKVKAACDAAAEGQVVSPANYNSPEQTVIAGDAAAVERAGAKCKEAGAKRVMPLPVSAPFHCALMEPVKPRLAAVLGGVNVVAPAVPVVTNVEARPNADAARVVPLLLEQVSAPVRWIECVEALKAEGVTRVVELGPGKVLCGLVKRITKDIETFNVEDAASLEKVLAALG
- the acpP gene encoding acyl carrier protein — encoded protein: MSTSAIETKVKGIIADQLGVGEDEIRPESSFIEDLGADSLDIVELVMAMEEEFEVEIPDEEAENIKTVGDAINYITTHKK
- the glyA gene encoding serine hydroxymethyltransferase; this encodes MENTRTLAEVDPEIASTIRHETQRQEEGLELIASENFVSPAVLEAVGSVLTNKYAEGYPGKRYYGGCEVVDVVENLALARAKELFGADFVNVQAHSGSQANMGAYMALMKPGDTMLSLDLNSGGHLTHGAAFNFSGKLYKVVHYGLSRDTETIDFAQVQALAQEHKPKVIVVGASAYPRTLDFAKFREIADAVGAAVMVDMAHIAGLVAAGVHPSPVPFADIVTTTTHKTLRGPRGGMVMGRDAYAKSINSQIFPGIQGGPLMHVIAGKAVAFREALTPEFKAYQRQIVANAQALAEALKKAGLRLTSGGTDNHLMLVDLRPKQLTGKVAEGVLDKAGITVNKNMIPFDPEKPMVTSGVRVGTPALTTRGMREADMAVVGRLIGEALDHAQDDAALARIKGQVKELAQGFPLYASRLK
- the plsX gene encoding phosphate acyltransferase PlsX, which translates into the protein MRLVLDAMGGDLAPDAPVEGAVLFARAHPDHEVILVGDTVRVGPLLGRARPPANLRLHHASEVVEMDDHASTAFRRKRDSSLRVGFELVQDGQGDALVSAGNSGAVMAGALLTLGRLPGVERPAIATLFPALKGGGRCLLLDAGANVDCKPSHLAQFAVLGEAYVRVRLGVARPRVAVLSNGEEPSKGTPLTREASDLLRQSDLDFAGYVEGKDLFSGDVQVVVTDGFTGNVVLKTSEGVGMGVIGLLRQAIEKRGGLSEKLGALLLQKALAGLRRVVDYAEYGGAPLLGIRGVGIVAHGRSSPRAIHNALGAALAAAQGGLQEELTRCIERAGAWLPTHQRGKRATDEVVSD
- the fabF gene encoding beta-ketoacyl-ACP synthase II, whose product is MSHRRVVITGTGLISALGTGTEKNWQTLLAGKSGISPITRFDTGKLDTRIAGEVKDFEAEKFIDRREVRRMDLYAQYALAAAEMAVKESGLPIGPDVPHGYTPEKVGVIVGSGIGGIASLEEQHRKGLEKGFDRLSPFFIIQMIINMAPGLISMKYNCKGPNWAPVSACATSAHAIGEAWKSIKLGETDAAIAGGAEAAITPLGVGGFSVMKALSTRNDDPTAASRPFDKDRDGFVMGEGAGILVLEELEAAKKRGARILAELVGYGANSDAYHVTQPAPEGEGAARCMRLALESAGMRPDQVGYINAHGTSTPFNDANETKAIKAVFGDHARKLAVSSTKSMTGHMLGAAGGYEGVVSALVLSRNALPPTINQTSPDPDCDLDYVPNQAREARVDAVMSNSFGFGGTNAVLLFKRF